A genomic segment from Toxotes jaculatrix isolate fToxJac2 chromosome 6, fToxJac2.pri, whole genome shotgun sequence encodes:
- the elovl8b gene encoding ELOVL fatty acid elongase 8b yields the protein MASAWQSVLSIHQRIVDNGDKRTDPWLLVYSPVPVSLIFLVYLCVVWAGPRLMKHREPVDLKVILIVYNFAMVGLSAYMFYEFLVTSWLSNYSYFCQPVDYSTRPLPMRMASVCWWFFFSKIIELSDTLFFILRKKNSQLTFLHVYHHGTMIFNWWAGVKYVAGGQSFFIGLVNTFVHIVMYSYYALAAIGPHMQKYLWWKRYLTSLQLLQFLMFLLHTGYNLFTECDFPDTMNVVVFGYCITLIVLFSNFYYQSYLNKKKQK from the exons ATGGCTTCTGCATGGCAAAGTGTCCTCTCTATACACCAGAGGATAGTGGACAATGGAG ACAAGAGGACTGATCCATGGCTGCTGGTCTACTCCCCCGTCCCGGTGTCACTCATCTTTCTGGTTTACCTCTGTGTGGTCTGGGCCGGCCCTCGTCTGATGAAACACAGGGAACCTGTTGACCTCAAAGTCATTCTCATTGTTTACAACTTTGCCATGGTCGGCCTGTCTGCCTACATGTTCTATGAG ttCCTGGTCACGTCATGGCTCTCAAACTATAGCTACTTCTGTCAGCCTGTAGATTACAGCACCAGGCCACTGCCGATGAGG ATGGCCAGTGTCTGCTGGTGGTTTTTCTTCTCCAAGATCATAGAGCTCTCTGACACG ctcttcttcatcctgAGGAAGAAGAACAGTCAGCTGACTTTCCTTCATGTCTACCACCACGGCACCATGATCTTCAACTGGTGGGCTGGAGTCAAGTATGTGGCCGGAGGACAGT CATTCTTCATCGGCCTGGTCAACACCTTTGTTCACATTGTGATGTACTCTTACTACGCCCTGGCTGCAATTGGTCCTCACATGCAGAAGTACCTGTGGTGGAAACGATACCTCACGTCTCTGCAGCTG CTGCAGTTTCTGATGTTCCTCCTGCACACGGGCTACAACCTGTTCACAGAGTGCGACTTCCCCGACACGATGAACGTGGTGGTGTTTGGTTACTGCATCACCCTCATCGTCCTCTTCAGTAACTTCTACTATCAGAGCTACCTCaataagaagaaacagaaataa